A region from the Posidoniimonas polymericola genome encodes:
- the acs gene encoding acetate--CoA ligase, with amino-acid sequence MVDHHGQIDNVMHESRLFPPPAEFSQQARIPTREAYDQLWQRAADDPVKFWEELGREELHWFEPFTKTLEWNEPYAEWFVGGKTNACYNCVDKHVNEGRGGRTAIIWEGEPGDQRTLTYSDLLEQVCRFANAMKSLGIGKGDRVSIYMPMTPELAIAMLACARIGAVHSVIFAGFSAEAIAERNNDAGAKAVITADAAWRRGKALPLKHTVDQALVKSPTVEHCIVLDRVNEAVEWKHGRDHWWHELVREASPECPAEPMDSEAPLFILYTSGSTGKPKGIKHTTAGYNLYAKKSFEWVFDHREGDVYWCTADCGWITGHSYVVYGPFSAGATCLMYEGAPNHPSEDRFWDIVERHKVTLFYTAPTAIRAFIKWGNDHVQMHDLSSLRLLGTVGEGINPQAWMWYHEMIGDEKCPIVDTWWQTETGGIMMSPLPGAIATKPGSCCVPLPGILPVIVDEDGDEVGVDKGGWLTIAHPWPGMLRGIWGDEDRYQEVYWSKVPGKYLAGDNARRDGDGYYWIMGRIDDVLNVSGHRLSTIEIESALVSHPEVAEAAAVGRPHELKGEAVAVFVTLKNAKPSDELREALKQHVRKEIGALAQPDDIRFTNALPKTRSGKIMRRLLKDIAAGKEMVGDTTTLEDYSIIAHLRDDEE; translated from the coding sequence ATGGTAGACCACCACGGTCAGATCGACAACGTGATGCACGAGTCGCGGCTCTTCCCGCCGCCGGCAGAGTTCTCGCAGCAGGCTCGGATCCCGACCCGCGAGGCGTACGATCAGCTGTGGCAGCGGGCGGCCGACGACCCGGTCAAGTTTTGGGAAGAGCTGGGCCGTGAAGAGCTCCACTGGTTCGAGCCCTTCACCAAGACCCTCGAGTGGAACGAGCCGTACGCCGAGTGGTTTGTCGGCGGCAAGACCAACGCCTGCTACAACTGCGTCGACAAGCACGTCAACGAGGGGCGCGGCGGCCGCACCGCTATCATCTGGGAGGGCGAGCCGGGCGACCAACGGACCCTCACCTACTCCGATCTGCTCGAGCAGGTCTGCCGCTTCGCCAACGCGATGAAGTCGCTCGGCATCGGCAAGGGCGACCGGGTCTCGATCTACATGCCGATGACCCCCGAGCTGGCGATCGCGATGCTGGCCTGCGCGCGTATCGGCGCGGTGCACTCGGTGATCTTCGCCGGGTTCAGCGCCGAGGCGATCGCCGAACGCAACAACGACGCCGGGGCCAAGGCGGTCATCACCGCCGACGCCGCCTGGCGACGTGGCAAGGCCCTGCCGCTCAAGCACACGGTCGACCAGGCGCTCGTCAAGAGCCCCACGGTCGAGCACTGCATCGTGCTGGACCGCGTCAACGAGGCGGTCGAGTGGAAGCACGGCCGCGACCACTGGTGGCACGAGCTGGTCAGGGAGGCCTCGCCCGAGTGCCCCGCCGAGCCGATGGACAGCGAGGCCCCGCTGTTCATCCTCTACACCAGCGGCTCGACCGGCAAACCCAAGGGCATCAAGCACACCACTGCCGGCTACAACCTGTACGCCAAGAAATCGTTTGAGTGGGTCTTCGACCACCGCGAGGGCGACGTCTACTGGTGCACGGCCGACTGCGGCTGGATCACCGGGCACAGCTACGTCGTCTACGGGCCGTTCTCCGCCGGCGCGACCTGCCTGATGTACGAGGGCGCGCCGAACCACCCGTCCGAGGACCGCTTCTGGGACATCGTTGAGCGGCACAAGGTGACCCTGTTCTACACCGCGCCGACCGCCATCCGCGCCTTCATCAAGTGGGGCAACGACCACGTCCAGATGCACGACCTCAGCTCGCTCCGCCTGCTCGGCACGGTCGGCGAGGGCATCAACCCGCAGGCGTGGATGTGGTACCACGAGATGATCGGCGACGAGAAGTGCCCGATTGTCGACACCTGGTGGCAGACCGAGACCGGCGGCATCATGATGTCGCCGCTGCCGGGGGCCATCGCCACCAAGCCCGGCAGCTGCTGCGTGCCGCTGCCCGGCATCCTCCCGGTGATTGTCGACGAGGACGGCGACGAGGTCGGCGTCGACAAGGGGGGATGGCTCACCATCGCGCACCCCTGGCCCGGCATGCTCCGCGGCATCTGGGGCGACGAGGATCGCTACCAGGAGGTCTACTGGTCGAAGGTCCCCGGCAAGTACCTGGCCGGCGACAACGCCCGCCGCGACGGCGACGGCTACTACTGGATCATGGGCCGCATCGATGATGTGCTGAACGTTTCAGGGCACCGGCTTTCTACTATCGAGATCGAGAGCGCGTTGGTGTCGCACCCCGAGGTCGCCGAGGCGGCCGCGGTGGGCCGGCCGCACGAGCTCAAGGGCGAGGCGGTCGCCGTGTTTGTCACGCTCAAGAACGCGAAGCCGAGCGACGAGCTCCGCGAGGCGCTCAAGCAGCACGTCCGCAAGGAGATTGGCGCGCTGGCCCAGCCCGACGACATCCGCTTCACCAACGCCCTGCCTAAGACCCGCAGCGGCAAGATCATGCGGCGGCTGCTCAAGGACATCGCCGCCGGCAAAGAGATGGTCGGCGACACCACCACGCTGGAAGACTACAGCATCATCGCGCACCTGCGGGATGATGAAGAGTAG
- a CDS encoding aspartate aminotransferase family protein: MATTAQSMSEQTAQLFSEAVIPNYGRYPVCLERGEGSRVWDDQGRSYLDLFPGWGCNLLGHCPPRVVKAIQDQAAKLIHVPNTWYTEAQGRWAKMLSERSFGGQAFFCNSGAEANEAAIKLIRLHTPAERYKIITFQGGFHGRTIGAVTATAQPKYHEGLGPLMAGFNYAPFGDLDAVRNLIDDETAGILIEPIQGEGGVRIPPAGFLQGLREIADEHDVLLAFDEVQAGCGRTGEWFAYQHASLGGGDATPDIMTLAKSLCGGVAGGAMLTTPEIAPSLRPGMHASTFGGNPIAAAAGIATLETIEAENLLDRAKEISAAFAARLEPLVEKLPYVEELRVCGLMIGLELSVEGTKVVQQCMERGLLINCTQGTVIRLLPAMNLTDADVEEGCDILINIIENLEL, encoded by the coding sequence ATGGCGACAACCGCCCAATCGATGTCCGAGCAAACCGCCCAGCTATTCTCCGAGGCGGTCATCCCCAACTACGGCCGGTACCCGGTTTGCTTGGAGCGGGGCGAGGGGAGCCGCGTGTGGGACGATCAGGGGCGCTCGTACCTCGACCTGTTTCCCGGTTGGGGCTGCAACCTGCTGGGGCACTGCCCGCCGCGGGTGGTCAAGGCGATCCAGGACCAGGCGGCCAAGCTGATCCACGTCCCCAACACGTGGTACACCGAGGCCCAGGGCCGCTGGGCCAAGATGCTCAGCGAGCGGAGCTTCGGCGGCCAGGCGTTCTTCTGCAACTCTGGAGCCGAGGCCAACGAGGCCGCCATCAAGCTCATCCGGCTGCACACGCCGGCCGAGCGGTACAAGATCATCACGTTCCAGGGCGGCTTCCACGGCCGCACCATCGGCGCGGTGACCGCCACGGCCCAGCCGAAGTACCACGAGGGCCTCGGCCCGCTGATGGCCGGCTTCAACTACGCCCCCTTCGGCGACCTCGACGCCGTCCGCAACCTGATCGACGACGAGACCGCGGGCATCCTGATCGAGCCGATCCAGGGCGAGGGGGGTGTGCGGATCCCCCCCGCGGGATTCCTGCAGGGTCTCCGCGAGATCGCCGACGAGCACGACGTGCTCCTGGCCTTCGACGAGGTGCAGGCCGGCTGCGGGCGGACCGGCGAGTGGTTCGCCTACCAGCACGCTTCTCTGGGGGGAGGGGATGCCACGCCCGACATCATGACGCTCGCCAAGAGCCTGTGCGGCGGCGTCGCGGGCGGCGCGATGCTGACCACGCCCGAGATCGCCCCCAGCCTGCGGCCCGGCATGCACGCCTCGACGTTCGGCGGCAACCCGATCGCCGCGGCGGCCGGCATCGCCACGCTCGAGACTATCGAAGCAGAAAACCTGCTGGACCGCGCCAAGGAGATCAGCGCCGCCTTCGCCGCGCGGCTCGAGCCGTTGGTCGAGAAGCTCCCGTACGTCGAGGAGCTACGGGTGTGCGGCCTGATGATCGGCCTGGAGCTGTCGGTCGAGGGGACCAAGGTCGTGCAGCAGTGCATGGAACGCGGCCTGCTGATCAACTGCACGCAGGGGACCGTCATCCGCCTGCTGCCCGCCATGAACCTCACCGACGCCGACGTCGAGGAGGGCTGCGACATCCTGATCAACATTATCGAAAACCTGGAGCTGTAG
- the argF gene encoding ornithine carbamoyltransferase — MRHLVALSDLSSNEIEAILAIAADLKSKFQQGVREPLLPGRMMALVFEKQSLRTRVSFETCMTHLGGGSLMLGDDAGFGKRESIADFTRVLSAMVDVIVVRSKAHSTVEQVAEHATCPVVNGLTDLDHPCQALADLLTVREEFGGLEGKRITWVGDGNNVARSLAVGCAKTGAEFAIAAPEGYQFPKEFVGQLKADCPEALISETDDPHAAVNGAAAIYTDVWASMGQEAEEEQRKRDFADYQVNGRLMAAAPSDAIFLHCLPAKRGQEVTDEVIDSPQSRVVEQAANRMHAQKGVLAWLLGAKS; from the coding sequence ATGCGCCATTTGGTTGCCCTGAGTGATCTGTCCAGCAACGAGATCGAGGCCATCCTCGCTATCGCTGCAGACCTGAAGTCGAAGTTCCAGCAGGGCGTGCGCGAGCCGCTGCTGCCCGGCCGGATGATGGCCCTAGTCTTCGAGAAGCAGTCGCTGCGGACCCGCGTCAGCTTCGAGACCTGCATGACCCACCTGGGCGGCGGCAGCCTGATGCTGGGCGACGACGCCGGCTTCGGCAAACGCGAGAGCATCGCCGACTTCACCCGCGTGCTCAGCGCGATGGTCGACGTGATCGTCGTGCGGTCAAAGGCCCACAGCACCGTAGAGCAGGTCGCCGAGCACGCCACCTGCCCGGTGGTGAACGGCCTGACCGACCTCGACCACCCGTGCCAGGCGCTGGCCGACCTGCTGACCGTGCGGGAAGAGTTCGGTGGCCTGGAGGGCAAGCGGATCACCTGGGTAGGCGACGGCAACAACGTCGCGCGCAGTTTGGCGGTCGGCTGTGCGAAGACCGGCGCCGAGTTCGCCATTGCCGCGCCCGAGGGCTACCAGTTCCCCAAGGAGTTTGTCGGCCAGCTCAAGGCCGACTGCCCCGAGGCCCTCATCAGCGAGACCGACGACCCGCACGCCGCGGTCAATGGGGCCGCCGCTATCTACACCGACGTCTGGGCCAGCATGGGTCAAGAGGCCGAGGAGGAGCAGCGCAAGCGAGACTTTGCCGACTACCAGGTCAACGGCAGGCTGATGGCCGCCGCCCCGTCCGACGCCATCTTCCTGCACTGCCTTCCGGCCAAACGCGGCCAAGAGGTGACCGACGAGGTGATCGACTCCCCGCAGAGCCGCGTCGTCGAGCAGGCCGCCAACCGGATGCACGCCCAGAAGGGCGTGCTCGCCTGGCTGCTGGGCGCGAAGAGCTAG